From one Tsukamurella tyrosinosolvens genomic stretch:
- a CDS encoding YbaB/EbfC family nucleoid-associated protein, giving the protein MSAEMDRIEARAHDQLRVLRRTSTELDDLRVAVSSPDGAIRVELDGVCALVGLTLTPAACRSDGAVLGRRIVDVCAVAAREVQARRAAVMERFHTDFAVS; this is encoded by the coding sequence ATGAGCGCCGAGATGGACCGCATCGAGGCGCGCGCGCACGACCAGCTGCGGGTGTTGCGCCGCACCAGTACGGAACTCGACGACCTCCGCGTCGCGGTGTCCAGCCCCGACGGCGCGATCCGCGTGGAGCTCGACGGCGTGTGCGCGCTCGTCGGGCTCACGCTGACCCCCGCGGCCTGCCGGTCCGACGGTGCCGTCCTCGGCCGGCGCATCGTCGACGTCTGCGCCGTCGCGGCCCGCGAGGTGCAGGCGCGCCGGGCCGCGGTGATGGAACGCTTCCACACGGATTTCGCCGTGAGCTGA